One genomic segment of Prosthecobacter fusiformis includes these proteins:
- a CDS encoding glycosyltransferase family 4 protein: MASSAQTPAARLLWIDPFFQATRPTTQSLFQALPFVLEKGWPLELWCLDHDPLDARVKVVKLPHARVLRLLEPLWFWFMAWCRLSWLRLCGQSWAVVHTSGPDMAGADVMSLHFHNRTWLRLQWWEQADSFKDRLRILHTLIGVVQETFAFKSGRWRVILPVSEGLANRIRPQLAVGKRIHVLPNALDESRFHSGVRERHRESMRKEMQAQSQDYVFIFVSTGHYHRKGLMPALLTVQACRDMAREELGLNLRFWVVGAGERAQSALIPQLEQTIADWREWVQLVPPTQAVERYYAAADAFLFPSRYETFSLVALEAAACGLPLLVTAYDGHEMYLEDGINGFLMPWDREGMKERVTHFLRSGRHLLRPGPSECIHASGYAECLDRVYGDVIRERIA, translated from the coding sequence ATGGCATCCTCCGCACAGACTCCGGCTGCCAGACTGCTCTGGATAGATCCGTTTTTCCAAGCCACTCGTCCAACGACGCAAAGCCTTTTCCAGGCACTGCCGTTTGTGTTGGAAAAAGGCTGGCCGCTAGAGCTATGGTGCCTGGATCACGATCCGCTGGATGCGCGGGTAAAAGTGGTGAAGCTACCGCATGCACGGGTATTGAGGCTTTTGGAGCCACTGTGGTTTTGGTTCATGGCTTGGTGCAGGCTTTCCTGGCTGAGATTGTGCGGGCAAAGCTGGGCGGTTGTCCACACCAGCGGACCGGACATGGCTGGCGCTGATGTGATGTCACTGCACTTTCATAACCGGACATGGTTGCGCCTCCAGTGGTGGGAACAGGCAGACTCCTTTAAAGACCGGCTGCGAATCCTGCATACCCTCATCGGAGTGGTTCAGGAAACCTTCGCCTTCAAATCCGGCCGCTGGCGTGTCATCCTGCCTGTGTCAGAAGGGCTCGCCAACCGGATACGTCCTCAGCTTGCAGTAGGAAAAAGGATCCATGTTTTGCCCAATGCACTGGATGAATCCCGATTTCATTCAGGCGTCCGTGAACGTCATCGTGAGAGCATGCGCAAGGAAATGCAGGCTCAATCGCAAGACTATGTTTTCATCTTCGTCAGCACCGGCCACTATCATCGCAAAGGTTTAATGCCAGCGTTGCTGACTGTTCAGGCATGCCGTGATATGGCCCGTGAGGAACTGGGATTGAATCTGCGTTTCTGGGTAGTCGGGGCAGGGGAGCGGGCACAGTCTGCATTGATCCCTCAGTTGGAACAAACAATCGCTGACTGGCGGGAGTGGGTGCAACTGGTGCCTCCCACCCAGGCAGTGGAGCGGTACTATGCTGCTGCGGATGCCTTCTTGTTTCCCTCCCGTTATGAAACGTTTTCGCTGGTGGCTCTGGAGGCAGCTGCTTGTGGGCTTCCTTTGCTAGTCACCGCCTACGATGGTCATGAGATGTACCTGGAAGACGGAATCAACGGCTTCCTCATGCCCTGGGATAGGGAAGGCATGAAAGAACGCGTTACCCATTTTTTACGGTCAGGTCGGCATCTCTTGAGACCGGGGCCATCGGAGTGTATTCATGCTTCTGGTTATGCCGAGTGCCTGGATCGAGTCTATGGGGATGTCATCCGCGAACGAATTGCATGA
- a CDS encoding glycosyltransferase family 4 protein, translating into MNRYWQALVTESKSDAGVRSLFPAGPVETPAKSRWQRLWLRRVAYPWMIKTQVRSGVLHILDHSFADLLSSVRPAVRTVVTVHDLIPLSDPADLTSSQWMRYQKTVSWIPRADKVVCVSNHTRQEVQWLLNVSEDKLHVLPNGTSQLPFPDAVMSERLAILPPFILSVGGTRPRKNLRLLVPLTQCLAERGSRVTVVRAGPALDESLAARIREHAELHELGMVSDAELAAAYGRAALTLVPSTHEGFGLPVLEAMQAGCPVVYSQATSLPEVAGEAGLSFDPDDPTRAADLCWRVLSEPDLRQQLIKAGRARANQFTWSAHWRGLREIYDGLLNS; encoded by the coding sequence ATGAACCGGTACTGGCAGGCGCTGGTCACGGAAAGTAAGTCTGACGCGGGTGTGCGATCATTGTTTCCCGCAGGTCCTGTGGAGACTCCTGCCAAATCCCGCTGGCAGAGGCTATGGCTGCGCCGGGTTGCGTATCCTTGGATGATCAAAACACAAGTCCGCTCAGGTGTCCTACACATTTTGGATCATAGCTTTGCTGACCTGCTTTCCTCTGTCCGGCCCGCTGTTCGCACCGTAGTCACTGTGCATGACCTGATACCGCTGAGTGATCCAGCCGACCTGACTTCTTCGCAGTGGATGAGGTATCAAAAAACAGTGTCGTGGATACCCCGGGCGGACAAGGTGGTGTGTGTTTCCAATCATACCCGCCAGGAAGTCCAGTGGCTTTTGAACGTGAGCGAGGACAAGCTGCATGTGCTGCCCAACGGTACCTCCCAGCTGCCATTTCCGGATGCCGTCATGAGCGAGCGTTTGGCGATACTGCCGCCTTTTATTTTGAGTGTGGGGGGAACTCGTCCTCGCAAAAACCTACGACTCTTGGTTCCGCTGACACAATGTTTGGCGGAACGAGGCTCACGCGTAACTGTGGTACGTGCGGGTCCTGCCCTGGATGAATCCTTGGCTGCCAGGATCCGAGAGCATGCTGAGCTGCATGAATTGGGAATGGTCAGTGATGCAGAATTGGCTGCGGCTTATGGCCGGGCTGCTTTGACCTTGGTTCCCTCCACTCATGAGGGATTCGGCCTTCCTGTGTTGGAGGCCATGCAGGCAGGATGTCCAGTCGTTTACAGTCAGGCTACCAGTCTGCCAGAGGTGGCAGGTGAGGCTGGATTAAGTTTTGACCCTGATGATCCTACTCGGGCTGCAGACTTATGTTGGCGTGTCCTATCCGAGCCGGACCTCCGTCAGCAGTTAATTAAAGCAGGCCGCGCACGTGCAAATCAGTTTACGTGGTCGGCACACTGGCGGGGGCTACGTGAAATTTATGACGGATTGCTGAATTCATGA
- a CDS encoding class I SAM-dependent methyltransferase, with protein MARRWLFTFNTIRYRVEWPRIELAMKKYTPLKGVIFDGGAGSGEFIRRCLELGFDEAVALEYDDQNYALLQKNIGRLPKVRTMRESLLDIPLPDESVDVVLSTQVLEHITDHKRAASELCRILKPGGHAVITVPRPPEPFPNPEHMREGYTEVELAALFAPYGMKALASDWFLTRDTVDRMLSCARLPARGMFVPVALVDAETQLTPKERRALRPYGLLTVFQKEV; from the coding sequence ATGGCCCGCCGCTGGCTTTTCACATTCAATACCATCCGATACCGGGTGGAATGGCCACGGATCGAACTGGCGATGAAAAAGTACACGCCGTTGAAAGGGGTGATTTTCGATGGAGGTGCAGGTTCTGGCGAGTTCATCCGCCGTTGCCTTGAACTTGGCTTTGATGAAGCCGTTGCTCTGGAATACGATGATCAAAATTACGCCCTTCTTCAGAAGAATATCGGGCGTCTGCCAAAAGTGCGGACGATGCGGGAATCCTTGCTGGATATTCCCTTGCCGGATGAAAGTGTGGATGTCGTTTTGTCCACTCAGGTATTGGAACATATCACGGATCACAAGCGTGCTGCTTCGGAACTTTGCCGCATCTTAAAACCCGGAGGTCATGCAGTCATCACCGTGCCACGTCCTCCAGAGCCATTTCCAAATCCGGAGCATATGCGTGAAGGCTACACGGAGGTTGAGCTCGCAGCTTTGTTTGCACCGTATGGGATGAAAGCTCTGGCCAGTGACTGGTTCCTGACGCGTGATACGGTGGACAGGATGCTGAGCTGCGCACGCCTCCCCGCACGGGGCATGTTTGTTCCTGTGGCTTTGGTAGATGCGGAGACGCAGCTCACCCCGAAAGAGCGGCGTGCCCTGCGTCCCTACGGACTGCTGACCGTATTCCAAAAGGAAGTCTGA